A stretch of DNA from Kangiella sediminilitoris:
AGGATTATTAGATCCTGCTACAGAAATGGGTATTGATGAAGAAGAAGAGGATTTTGGTCAGACCCTGGCTGTCTGGGGCTTCGACTCAGGGCCTTTCCTGATGTTGCCATTCCTTGGGCCATCTAACCCTAGAGATGGTGTCGGTTTCGCGGTAGATGCGTTTGGTATCTATAGTCCTTACGATGAACTAAATGATGAGCAGACTGAGTGGGCATTGCGCTCGCTTTGGTTGGTAGACATGCGAGCTGAACTTCTACCATTAGAGGATCAGCTTGAAGAAGCCCTTGACGAGTATCTCATGGTAAGGGATGCTTACTTACAACGCCGTGAGTTTTTAATATATGACGGCCGTCCGCCGATTGAAGATGAATGTGAGTTTGAAGAAGACTGTGAGGAATGGTAATTCTTCTGGGATAAAAAATGCCGATAGAGTTTAACGACACATTAGTAATCGCGATATCTTCCACAGCTTTATTTGATCTAGCTGAAAGTCACCGTATATACATGGAAAGTGGTGTTGATAGCTACGCACAATATCAAATTGATCATGAAGACGAACTTTTGAAGCCAGGCGCAGCATTTGGGCTGGTAAAAAAACTATTGTCTCTAAATGAAACTCATAAAGATACTCCTCGAGTTGAAGTCATTCTATTATCCCGAAACAGTGCAGATACAGGGCTTAGAGTCTTTAACTCTATCGAAAGTCATAGTCTGCAAATTACCCGGGCAGCATTTACCTCCGGCAACAGTCCTTACCTCTATGCAGAAGCCTTCGGTGCACATTTATTTTTATCGACTAATCCAAAAGATGTAATGCAGGCAATTAATGCTGGAATAGCGGCCGCAACCATTGTGTCACCAACCCAGTCAGGTAACGGCAGTGATATTATAAAGTTCGCTTTTGATGGTGACGCGGTGCTGTTTTCCGATGAAGCGGAGCAGATATTTCAAAAAGGCGGGCTGGAAGAATTTACTCGCTCCGAGAAGCAGTCTGCACAAAAACCATTGGAAGGTGGGCCATTTAAAAACTTTCTGTCAGCATTGCACAAACTACAAAAAGAATTCACTCAGGAAAACTGTCCTATACGTACTGCTTTAGTTACCGCACGCTCGGCTCCTGCCCATGAACGCGTTATCCGAACCCTGCGTTATTGGGATATCCGTATTGATGAGGCGCTGTTCTTAGGTGGCATGGATAAAACCAAGTTTCTTAAAGCCTTTGGAGCGGATGTGTTCTTCGATGATCAGGAAGGGCATATAGACCGTGCTAAAGGGCACATCCCGAGTGGCCATGTGCCTAATGGCGTAATTAATGAGTAACTCTTCCAGTCGATAAACTTGTTTCTTAAAGCCAGTTTTCGCTGTAACTATTCTAAAAAGCTCCCCTTTTCTTGCTATTTCTATTGGTTTACGGCATGTTTGCTGTAGTCAAAATAATTGGGAAATAGTATGAAGCTTCTCTTTTCTGTTCTGTTATTTGCATTATCTGTAAGCCTAAACGCTAAAACGCTTGATGCCCCACAGCGTACCGAGGGCGAAGGTCCTTATGAGCGCTTAATTCTAAGAGGCGGTATTGTCATTGATGGCAAAGGTGCGCCTCCTTTTGGGCCTGTTGATATTATTATTGAGGACAATATTATTGTTTCCGTGCAGTCTGTCGGAGCGCCAGGTGTACCGATAAAAGCATCAAGCCGACCAAAGGCAAATGAAGGTGATAAAGTTATCGATATTTCCGGACATTATGTGCTACCGGGCTTTGTGGATATGCACGGTCATATTGCGGGAAGTGTCGATGGATTACCTGCTGAGTATCCCTTTAAGCTATGGCTGGCGCACGGCATTACGACAGTCAGAGAGCCAGGTAGCTTTAACGGGCTTGACTGGACATTGAAGCATCAGGAGTTGAGTAAAGATAATGATATTACTGCTCCAAGAATCGTTCCTTATGTTGGTTTCAACATGGACTGGGATAAAGAAATTACCACACCAGATGAAACTCGTCGCTGGGTTCGGCATGTAGCTGATAAAGGTGCTCAGGGTATTAAATTTTTTGGCTTGCCTCGTCCAATGATGGAAGCAGCTTTGGATGAAGCGAAAAAACAGGGACTGGGTACCATGATGCACCATGCTCAATTGAATGTTGTTGGTACCAATGCCCTTGATTCGGCGCGAATGGGCCTGACTACCATGGAGCACTGGTATGGACTGCCTGAGGCATTATTTGAAGACAAGGTCATACAGGATTACCCACTCGACTATAACTATAATGATGAGTCGCATCGATTTACAGAAGCGGGGCGTTTATGGCAGCAGGCCGCTCCGAAAGGTTCTATCAAATGGAACAATGTTCGAGATGAACTTATTGATTTAGATTTCACTATTGATCCTACGCTGACTATTTATGAGGCTAGTAGGGATGTCATGCGTGCGCGAAATGCACCTTGGCATAAAGAGTATACACATCCAAAGCTAAAGGCTTTCTTTGAGCCTAACAGGGAGTCCCACGGCTCATATTTCTTCGACTGGACAACACAGAATGAAATAGACTGGAAAGAAAACTATAAGATTTGGATGAGTTTCTTAAATGACTATAAGAACCATGGTGGCCGGGTCACTACAGGTTCGGACACAGGGTATATTTATAAAATATTCGGCTTTGGTCTAATCCGAGAGTTTGAGCTACTTCAGGAAGCCGGATTCCACCCTTTAGAGGTCGTTCAGTCTGCAACCATTAAGGGTGCTGAAGCGCTGGGAATGGATCATAAAATTGGAACTATCCAGGCAGGCAAGCTTGCAGACTTAGTCATTGTTGAAGAAAATCCTATTGCAAATTTTAAGGTGCTTTACGGCACAGGACATTATCGTCTTGGGTTGGATAACAAAGCAGAGTATGTTGGC
This window harbors:
- a CDS encoding MlaA family lipoprotein gives rise to the protein MILSVLLLAGCTTTGENPKDPYEEQNRAVWEFNRSLDKAVLKPVAQGYQYVTPDPVEKGVSNFFDNLGEISNIVNSLFQGKVGQAGKSTGRFLINSTIGLAGLLDPATEMGIDEEEEDFGQTLAVWGFDSGPFLMLPFLGPSNPRDGVGFAVDAFGIYSPYDELNDEQTEWALRSLWLVDMRAELLPLEDQLEEALDEYLMVRDAYLQRREFLIYDGRPPIEDECEFEEDCEEW
- a CDS encoding 5'-nucleotidase, yielding MPIEFNDTLVIAISSTALFDLAESHRIYMESGVDSYAQYQIDHEDELLKPGAAFGLVKKLLSLNETHKDTPRVEVILLSRNSADTGLRVFNSIESHSLQITRAAFTSGNSPYLYAEAFGAHLFLSTNPKDVMQAINAGIAAATIVSPTQSGNGSDIIKFAFDGDAVLFSDEAEQIFQKGGLEEFTRSEKQSAQKPLEGGPFKNFLSALHKLQKEFTQENCPIRTALVTARSAPAHERVIRTLRYWDIRIDEALFLGGMDKTKFLKAFGADVFFDDQEGHIDRAKGHIPSGHVPNGVINE
- a CDS encoding amidohydrolase family protein, whose product is MKLLFSVLLFALSVSLNAKTLDAPQRTEGEGPYERLILRGGIVIDGKGAPPFGPVDIIIEDNIIVSVQSVGAPGVPIKASSRPKANEGDKVIDISGHYVLPGFVDMHGHIAGSVDGLPAEYPFKLWLAHGITTVREPGSFNGLDWTLKHQELSKDNDITAPRIVPYVGFNMDWDKEITTPDETRRWVRHVADKGAQGIKFFGLPRPMMEAALDEAKKQGLGTMMHHAQLNVVGTNALDSARMGLTTMEHWYGLPEALFEDKVIQDYPLDYNYNDESHRFTEAGRLWQQAAPKGSIKWNNVRDELIDLDFTIDPTLTIYEASRDVMRARNAPWHKEYTHPKLKAFFEPNRESHGSYFFDWTTQNEIDWKENYKIWMSFLNDYKNHGGRVTTGSDTGYIYKIFGFGLIREFELLQEAGFHPLEVVQSATIKGAEALGMDHKIGTIQAGKLADLVIVEENPIANFKVLYGTGHYRLGLDNKAEYVGGVKYTIKDGIIFDARQLREDVKQLVQQAKKAN